A region of Pyxidicoccus parkwaysis DNA encodes the following proteins:
- a CDS encoding LysR family transcriptional regulator has protein sequence MPPRKLVRHLVWLESFAAAVEAGSIEAAAEHLGVARSVVSEHIRALEVALAEGAPLLERGPGRRLQLTARGERLFAGTQTPLHQLDMKRLQDLASAEPVVRLGLNPTLSLSLLGNVAREAAAHGLKLVLSFGGPHELTRQVQTRQLDLALDFTPLPPHEGVESESLLRMPFVVLAGPDNALVRDAASRRTLHVKELEGQPFVDWLRDDPYGGANSARFTTHKVTVVEVARAESFLLIYELLRAFKACAIAPDLRLMHPLPPDIRAWPLREEEPQAVEVVALWPSGALSPGARTLLDGVRHVHQGRR, from the coding sequence ATGCCCCCGCGCAAGCTCGTCCGGCACCTCGTCTGGTTGGAGTCCTTCGCCGCCGCCGTCGAGGCCGGCAGCATCGAGGCCGCCGCCGAGCACCTGGGCGTGGCTCGCTCCGTGGTGAGCGAGCACATCCGCGCGCTGGAGGTGGCCCTCGCCGAGGGAGCGCCCCTCCTGGAGCGCGGGCCGGGCCGCCGCCTCCAGCTCACCGCGCGCGGCGAGCGCCTCTTCGCGGGCACCCAGACACCGCTGCACCAGTTGGACATGAAGCGGCTGCAGGATTTGGCCAGCGCCGAGCCCGTGGTGCGCCTGGGCCTCAACCCCACGCTGTCCCTGTCCCTCCTGGGGAACGTGGCGCGGGAGGCCGCCGCCCACGGCCTCAAGCTGGTGCTCAGCTTCGGAGGCCCGCATGAGCTCACCCGCCAGGTCCAGACGCGGCAGCTCGACCTCGCACTGGACTTCACGCCCCTGCCTCCCCACGAGGGCGTGGAGTCCGAGTCCCTGCTGCGCATGCCCTTCGTGGTGCTCGCCGGCCCCGACAACGCGCTGGTCCGCGACGCCGCCTCCCGTCGGACGCTGCACGTGAAGGAGCTCGAGGGGCAGCCCTTCGTGGACTGGCTGCGGGACGACCCCTACGGAGGCGCCAACAGCGCACGCTTCACCACCCACAAGGTGACGGTGGTGGAGGTGGCCCGCGCGGAGAGCTTCCTCCTCATCTACGAGCTGCTCCGGGCCTTCAAGGCCTGCGCCATTGCCCCGGACCTGCGGCTGATGCACCCGTTGCCACCGGACATCCGCGCCTGGCCGCTGCGCGAAGAGGAGCCCCAGGCCGTGGAAGTCGTGGCCCTCTGGCCCTCTGGCGCGCTCAGCCCGGGGGCTCGCACCCTGCTCGACGGGGTGCGTCATGTCCACCAGGGCCGTCGTTAA
- a CDS encoding aromatic amino acid hydroxylase translates to MTPTERTIARLPAHLRRYVVSQDYAAYTARDQAVWRNILGKLRGHLAEKAHPVYLEGLEATGIGAESIPSLDEMNEKLSRLGWACVGVRGFIPPAVFTELQAMGVLAIAADIRTHEHIEYTPAPDIVHESAGHAPIIANRRYSEYLKACGLVGFKAIASVEDQAVFEAIRNLSVVKEDPDASEEEVAHAQARLEAASASRRFVSESTRASRLYWWTAEYGLIGELERPRIYGAGLLSSIGEAQHCLTPAVKKLPLGVACADTEYDITRMQPQLFVARDFEHLFEVLKEFESTLAWKRGGDFGLAEALRCRTVNHLVLADGREVTGRVLEMVAAPKQVAPGLGTALVRLDGPVMASRGGKALEGKPWNGPALVAFGAGTLPERGTFRLVMESGLELEGFAAGGGEVLALRGRLAGRELDLPAVTKLFVSTHLPSVAGGPADPEAWDQWFGELSAFSEGDGESKARSRKAMALHPSLAALYREVRQMREARAVKPERLAQIAAAATDFPDDWLLRTEVDELRAPRA, encoded by the coding sequence ATGACTCCCACGGAACGGACCATTGCCCGCCTCCCCGCCCACCTGCGTCGCTACGTGGTGAGCCAGGACTACGCGGCCTATACCGCTCGGGACCAGGCCGTGTGGCGCAACATCCTGGGCAAGCTTCGCGGGCACCTCGCGGAGAAGGCGCATCCCGTCTACCTGGAGGGCCTGGAGGCGACGGGCATCGGCGCAGAGTCCATCCCCAGCCTCGACGAGATGAACGAGAAGCTGTCCCGGTTGGGCTGGGCGTGCGTGGGCGTGCGCGGCTTCATTCCGCCGGCCGTCTTCACGGAGCTCCAGGCGATGGGCGTGCTGGCCATCGCCGCGGACATCCGCACGCACGAGCACATCGAGTACACGCCGGCGCCGGACATCGTCCACGAGAGCGCGGGCCACGCGCCCATCATCGCCAACCGCCGCTACTCGGAGTACCTCAAGGCGTGCGGGCTGGTGGGCTTCAAGGCCATTGCCAGCGTGGAGGACCAGGCCGTCTTCGAGGCCATCCGCAACCTGTCCGTGGTGAAGGAGGACCCGGACGCGAGTGAAGAGGAGGTGGCCCATGCGCAGGCGCGGCTCGAGGCCGCGAGCGCGAGCCGCCGCTTCGTCAGCGAGAGCACGCGCGCCAGCCGCCTGTACTGGTGGACAGCGGAGTACGGCCTCATCGGTGAGCTGGAGCGTCCGCGCATCTACGGCGCCGGCCTGCTGTCGAGCATCGGCGAGGCGCAGCACTGCCTCACCCCAGCGGTGAAGAAGCTGCCCCTGGGCGTGGCGTGCGCGGACACGGAATACGACATCACCCGCATGCAGCCGCAGCTCTTCGTGGCGCGCGACTTCGAGCACCTGTTCGAGGTGCTGAAGGAGTTCGAGTCCACGCTGGCGTGGAAGCGCGGCGGGGACTTCGGGCTGGCGGAGGCGCTGCGCTGCCGCACCGTGAATCATCTGGTGCTGGCGGACGGGCGCGAGGTGACGGGCCGTGTGCTGGAGATGGTGGCGGCGCCGAAGCAGGTGGCGCCGGGGCTCGGCACGGCGCTGGTGCGGCTGGACGGGCCGGTGATGGCGTCGCGCGGTGGGAAGGCGCTGGAGGGCAAGCCGTGGAACGGCCCGGCGCTGGTGGCATTTGGCGCGGGGACGCTCCCGGAGCGCGGCACGTTCCGGCTGGTGATGGAGAGCGGGCTGGAGCTGGAGGGCTTCGCTGCCGGTGGTGGCGAGGTGCTGGCGCTGCGGGGCCGGCTGGCCGGGCGCGAGCTGGACCTGCCGGCGGTGACGAAGCTCTTCGTCAGCACGCACCTGCCCTCGGTGGCGGGCGGGCCGGCGGACCCGGAGGCGTGGGACCAGTGGTTCGGTGAGCTGAGCGCTTTCTCGGAGGGCGACGGCGAGTCGAAGGCGCGCTCGCGCAAGGCCATGGCGCTGCACCCGTCGCTGGCCGCGCTCTACCGCGAGGTGCGGCAGATGCGTGAGGCGCGCGCGGTGAAGCCCGAGCGGCTCGCGCAGATTGCCGCCGCCGCCACGGACTTCCCGGACGACTGGCTGCTGCGCACCGAGGTGGACGAGCTGCGCGCGCCTCGCGCCTGA
- a CDS encoding sigma-54-dependent transcriptional regulator, whose product METLLIVDDDVSLLETLKMHFEEIEHDAQPRYHVVTATSAAAGLRAAQDSMPSVVILDMMLPDRTGLEIIEEMKGLCGDARIILVTAYHDMETTIRAMKAGAFDYIHKPFPDPAALDLVVERALEYRQLSRRADEVNRENAAARLGDIVGTSPLMQQLVKEIGKVTGSHATVLITGESGTGKELIARVIHNYSYDEPRPFIGINCSAIVDTLLESELFGHEKGAFTGATAGKPGKFELAEDGTVFLDEIGDMSLMLQAKLLRVLQEREFERVGGVKRIKLRARVIAATHRHLVEEVTQGRFREDLYQRLKVITLQIPPLRERREDIPPLVKHLLERINEKVHKRVTRVPVEVMERLTRLPWRGNVRELENVLTRAVVLAPGDVLRGDDLPALEVSPAQEAGRPAPSGAMFAAPAVDDASLIPTLEEAERVLIARAMAVTKGHKGRTCQILGISRPTLERKLQKYGLAQGQGPQVHTFPVKDAS is encoded by the coding sequence ATGGAGACCCTTCTCATCGTCGACGACGACGTCTCGCTCCTCGAAACGCTGAAGATGCACTTCGAGGAAATCGAGCACGACGCCCAGCCGCGCTACCACGTGGTGACGGCCACCAGCGCGGCCGCGGGCCTGCGCGCCGCGCAGGACAGCATGCCCAGCGTGGTCATCCTCGACATGATGCTCCCGGACCGCACGGGCCTGGAAATCATCGAGGAGATGAAGGGGCTGTGCGGCGACGCGCGCATCATCCTCGTCACCGCGTACCACGACATGGAGACCACCATCCGGGCCATGAAGGCCGGGGCCTTCGACTACATCCACAAGCCCTTCCCGGACCCGGCCGCCCTGGACCTCGTGGTGGAGCGCGCGCTGGAGTACCGCCAGCTCTCGCGCCGCGCGGATGAAGTCAACCGCGAGAATGCCGCCGCGCGCCTGGGCGACATCGTCGGCACCAGCCCGCTGATGCAGCAGCTGGTGAAGGAGATTGGCAAGGTGACGGGCAGCCACGCCACCGTGCTGATTACCGGCGAGAGCGGCACCGGCAAGGAGCTCATCGCCCGCGTCATCCACAACTACTCCTACGACGAGCCCCGCCCCTTCATCGGCATCAACTGCTCCGCGATTGTCGACACGCTGCTGGAGAGCGAGCTGTTCGGCCACGAGAAGGGCGCCTTCACCGGCGCCACCGCCGGCAAGCCCGGCAAGTTCGAATTGGCCGAGGACGGCACCGTGTTCCTGGACGAAATTGGCGACATGTCGCTGATGCTCCAGGCCAAGCTTTTGCGCGTGCTCCAGGAGCGCGAGTTCGAGCGCGTGGGCGGCGTCAAGCGAATCAAACTGCGCGCGCGCGTCATCGCCGCCACCCACCGCCACCTCGTGGAGGAGGTGACGCAGGGGCGCTTCCGCGAGGACCTCTACCAGCGCCTCAAGGTGATTACGCTCCAGATTCCCCCGCTGCGCGAGCGGCGCGAGGACATCCCCCCGCTGGTGAAGCACCTGCTCGAGCGCATCAACGAGAAGGTCCACAAGCGCGTCACCCGCGTGCCCGTGGAGGTCATGGAGCGGCTCACCCGCCTGCCCTGGCGCGGCAACGTGCGCGAGCTGGAGAACGTCCTCACGCGCGCCGTGGTGCTCGCCCCCGGAGACGTGCTGCGCGGGGACGATTTGCCCGCGCTGGAGGTCAGCCCGGCCCAGGAGGCCGGCCGCCCCGCCCCCTCCGGCGCCATGTTCGCCGCCCCGGCGGTGGACGACGCCAGCCTCATTCCCACCCTGGAAGAAGCCGAGCGCGTGCTCATCGCCCGTGCGATGGCCGTCACCAAGGGGCACAAGGGTCGCACCTGCCAGATTCTTGGAATCAGCCGCCCTACCCTGGAGCGCAAGCTCCAGAAGTACGGTTTGGCACAGGGGCAGGGCCCTCAAGTGCACACCTTCCCCGTGAAGGACGCCTCCTGA
- the mrpC gene encoding Crp/Fnr family transcriptional regulator MrpC, translating to MHGFNRPLGPIGSNVVAPLQTTSSGMMVTANKLIPGQEAIDFKGYFKVESFPHNSTIYRPGDNTDRVYLLKSGRVRLMRIGKNSTRSVVSILRPGDLFGELFRPEGTPIEEMAVAAGEAEVWSIEGRDFRAQLEARPALAVDVVRAYAERVRSLRKRVLGLTFKEVPARLADTLLTLVEAHGERCPHGGETDLRGITQQDLADLVGASRSFVSTLINEMKREGVLGNVGRILCVRDQKALRKIASKEK from the coding sequence ATGCACGGTTTCAACCGCCCCCTCGGCCCCATCGGTTCCAACGTCGTGGCGCCGCTGCAGACGACCTCCTCCGGGATGATGGTGACGGCCAACAAGCTCATCCCCGGCCAGGAGGCCATCGACTTCAAGGGGTACTTCAAGGTCGAGTCCTTCCCGCACAACTCGACCATCTACCGCCCCGGTGACAACACGGACCGCGTCTATCTGCTCAAATCCGGCCGCGTGCGCCTGATGCGCATTGGCAAGAACAGCACCCGCTCGGTGGTGTCCATCCTCCGCCCGGGTGACCTGTTCGGCGAGCTGTTCCGCCCCGAGGGCACGCCCATCGAGGAGATGGCGGTGGCCGCGGGAGAGGCCGAGGTGTGGAGCATCGAGGGCCGTGACTTCCGCGCGCAGCTGGAGGCCCGTCCGGCCCTGGCGGTGGACGTGGTGCGCGCCTACGCCGAGCGCGTCCGCTCGCTGCGCAAGCGCGTGCTGGGCCTGACGTTCAAGGAGGTTCCGGCCCGGCTGGCGGACACCCTGCTCACGCTGGTGGAGGCGCACGGCGAGCGCTGCCCGCACGGCGGTGAGACGGACCTGCGCGGAATCACCCAGCAGGACCTGGCGGACCTGGTCGGCGCGTCGCGCTCCTTCGTGTCCACGCTCATCAACGAGATGAAGCGCGAGGGCGTGCTCGGCAACGTCGGCCGCATCCTCTGCGTGCGCGACCAGAAGGCGCTGCGCAAGATTGCCTCCAAGGAGAAGTGA
- a CDS encoding fused MFS/spermidine synthase, with protein sequence MAALLFLSGATALVYELVWSKYLGNVLGNSGQAHAVVLATFMGGLALGASVFGRTADRVKNPLALYGLLELGVGLYAVAFPYVLQVLERLWLVLAPGVPDGWRVAPRLLVASLSLVVPTLLMGGTLPALVRHFASSLAGVQRELARLYAVNSLGAAVGVFLAGTRLVPALGLSASAKGAAALNVLLALAALLLARRHPPSLAPGESAPEVEGGAEVAYPRVAVRAALMGVALSGFTSMLYQVTWIRLLSIVLGASTYAFTLILTAFILGIGLGSFWLMTRAAKVDSLRLYARMQVALVVSLCVALPLYVRLPYYFRIARWMLTRALDTWPVFQFITFGFCCVVLLVPTFFMGAAFPAAARVATAKVSEVGRQLGGVYLWNTVGTVTGSVLGGLVLMPWWGMEGNFVAGVVANLAAAALAFHAVPGRPASPARALWPVAAAAGLALVVLGGMSGWALRLSTIASPRLYEYVESYEKLVRDWETDTRPISYKDDTFATVMVADTVEGRRFMKLNGKVDASTGNDVETQVLAGHLGALLHPREPKNVLVVGAGAAITVGSVLTHPVERLDLVEISPAVIDAARLFKDANRNAVDDPRTHVYVDDAKTFMALAPRKYDLIISEPSNPWVAGVSGLFTRDFFQTVDKHLTDDGVLVQWIHTYENRSELIRLVMRTLRDTFPHGTTWLGPYDLILVASRKPIQLDVRQLAERMTRADVKEDLAQAEIHDVFSLLSKQVHSEQGQLEFAGQGPINTDDQNLLEYASPIAFFLGELERYHDERRAPDGGSRLYLHDYVREHPPTARELENLHRNMLRWTKDDDELVRQVARQWHAVAPDSPDATLALARAALAQGDWSTAGPLLDAEVAKGGRSPELVTAYLNMVTARTWATRSVWTPVADASAVVALGREVAAAHPGDAKLAHALTALCKALQASQCVGAAPAGVATPAPP encoded by the coding sequence GTGGCGGCGCTTCTCTTCCTTTCCGGGGCCACCGCGCTGGTCTACGAGCTCGTCTGGTCCAAGTACCTCGGGAACGTCCTCGGGAACAGCGGGCAGGCTCATGCCGTGGTGCTCGCCACCTTCATGGGTGGGCTGGCGTTGGGGGCTTCTGTCTTCGGGCGGACAGCCGACCGGGTGAAGAACCCCCTGGCGCTCTACGGGCTCCTGGAGCTGGGCGTGGGCCTGTACGCCGTGGCCTTCCCGTACGTGCTCCAGGTCCTGGAGCGGCTGTGGCTGGTGCTCGCGCCCGGCGTGCCGGACGGCTGGAGGGTGGCGCCGCGCCTGTTGGTGGCGTCGCTGTCGCTGGTGGTGCCCACGCTGCTGATGGGCGGCACGCTGCCGGCGCTGGTGCGGCACTTCGCCTCGTCGCTGGCGGGCGTGCAGCGGGAGTTGGCGCGCCTGTATGCCGTCAACAGCCTGGGCGCGGCGGTGGGCGTGTTCCTGGCGGGCACGCGCCTGGTGCCCGCGCTGGGCCTGTCCGCGTCCGCGAAGGGCGCCGCGGCGCTCAACGTGCTCCTGGCCCTGGCGGCGCTGCTCCTCGCGCGGCGGCACCCGCCGTCCCTAGCCCCGGGCGAGTCCGCGCCCGAGGTGGAGGGTGGGGCGGAGGTGGCCTACCCCCGCGTGGCGGTGCGCGCGGCGCTGATGGGCGTGGCGTTGTCCGGCTTCACGTCCATGCTGTACCAGGTGACGTGGATTCGCCTCCTGTCCATCGTCCTGGGCGCGTCCACGTATGCCTTCACGCTCATCCTCACCGCGTTCATCCTGGGCATCGGCCTGGGCAGCTTCTGGCTGATGACGCGCGCGGCGAAGGTGGACTCGCTGCGACTGTACGCGCGCATGCAGGTGGCGCTGGTGGTGAGCCTGTGCGTGGCGCTGCCGCTCTATGTCCGGCTGCCGTACTACTTCCGCATCGCCCGGTGGATGCTGACGCGCGCGCTGGACACGTGGCCCGTGTTCCAGTTCATCACCTTCGGCTTCTGCTGCGTGGTGCTGCTGGTGCCCACCTTCTTCATGGGCGCGGCCTTCCCCGCGGCCGCGCGCGTGGCCACGGCGAAGGTGTCCGAGGTGGGCCGGCAGCTCGGCGGCGTGTACCTGTGGAACACGGTGGGCACCGTCACCGGCTCCGTGCTGGGCGGGCTGGTGCTGATGCCGTGGTGGGGCATGGAGGGCAACTTCGTGGCCGGCGTGGTGGCCAACCTCGCCGCCGCCGCGCTGGCCTTCCACGCGGTGCCGGGACGTCCGGCCAGCCCCGCGCGCGCCCTGTGGCCGGTGGCCGCGGCGGCCGGACTGGCGCTGGTGGTGCTGGGCGGCATGAGCGGCTGGGCGCTGCGGCTGAGCACCATCGCCTCGCCGCGCCTGTACGAGTACGTGGAGAGCTACGAGAAGCTGGTGCGGGACTGGGAGACCGACACGCGGCCCATCTCCTACAAGGACGACACCTTCGCCACGGTGATGGTGGCCGACACGGTGGAGGGCCGCCGCTTCATGAAGCTCAACGGCAAGGTGGACGCGTCCACCGGCAACGACGTCGAGACGCAGGTACTGGCCGGCCACCTGGGCGCGCTGCTGCACCCGCGCGAGCCGAAGAACGTCCTGGTGGTGGGGGCAGGCGCCGCCATCACCGTCGGCAGCGTCCTCACGCACCCGGTGGAGCGGCTGGACCTGGTGGAGATTTCCCCCGCCGTCATCGACGCGGCGCGGCTGTTCAAGGACGCCAACCGCAACGCGGTGGATGACCCGCGCACGCACGTCTACGTGGACGACGCCAAGACGTTCATGGCACTGGCGCCGCGCAAGTACGACCTCATCATCAGCGAGCCCTCCAACCCCTGGGTGGCGGGCGTCTCCGGTCTCTTCACGCGCGACTTCTTCCAGACGGTGGACAAGCACCTGACGGACGATGGCGTGCTGGTGCAGTGGATTCACACCTACGAGAACCGGAGCGAGCTCATCCGCCTGGTCATGCGCACGCTGCGGGACACCTTCCCGCACGGCACCACGTGGCTGGGGCCGTATGACCTCATCCTCGTGGCCAGCCGCAAGCCCATCCAACTGGACGTGCGGCAGCTGGCCGAGCGCATGACCCGCGCCGACGTGAAGGAGGACCTGGCGCAGGCGGAAATCCATGACGTCTTCAGCCTCCTGTCCAAGCAGGTGCACAGCGAGCAGGGGCAGCTGGAGTTCGCGGGGCAGGGCCCCATCAACACCGACGACCAGAACCTGCTGGAGTACGCCTCGCCCATCGCCTTCTTCCTGGGGGAGCTGGAGCGGTACCACGACGAGCGGCGTGCTCCGGATGGCGGCTCGCGGCTGTACCTCCACGACTACGTGCGCGAGCACCCGCCCACGGCGCGGGAGCTGGAGAACCTGCACCGCAACATGCTCCGGTGGACGAAGGACGACGACGAGCTGGTGCGACAGGTGGCGAGGCAGTGGCACGCAGTGGCGCCGGACAGCCCGGACGCGACGCTGGCCCTGGCCCGGGCCGCCCTGGCCCAGGGGGACTGGTCCACCGCCGGCCCGCTGCTGGATGCGGAGGTGGCGAAGGGCGGGCGCTCGCCGGAGCTGGTGACGGCGTACCTGAACATGGTGACGGCGCGAACCTGGGCCACGCGCTCGGTGTGGACGCCCGTGGCGGACGCCAGCGCCGTCGTGGCGCTGGGCCGCGAGGTGGCCGCCGCCCACCCGGGCGACGCGAAGCTGGCCCACGCGCTCACGGCCCTGTGCAAGGCCCTCCAGGCCTCCCAGTGCGTGGGGGCTGCACCAGCCGGAGTGGCCACTCCCGCCCCGCCGTGA
- a CDS encoding TolB family protein has protein sequence MIVAPLILALIAAGPVSPERYLAFGNSEGWVALEVHSRKVERIRIPAPYQAKTLTISTDGEHVVFTSHDEAARNDLLYRWDWRKGASPVRIGDEQGFHADPAISPDGKWVYFAHHPRMGGPPGMHQPEANAQLYRVRLDGQNLTALSNEKGCHLSPSFRPDGELIYVHTLCSVTQKSLRLMKNGVVLPDILATEELNEPSFSPDGKRLVFVSRNGPHALLKEWNSMGRPARVVHQYLLREGSRGRAQYGRDAREILFQNEDSVMRLAGAAATRLFSFGDVP, from the coding sequence GTGATTGTTGCTCCGCTGATCCTGGCGCTCATCGCGGCCGGGCCCGTGTCCCCCGAGCGATACCTCGCCTTTGGCAATAGCGAGGGGTGGGTGGCCCTGGAAGTCCATTCCCGGAAGGTGGAGCGGATTCGCATCCCGGCGCCCTATCAGGCAAAGACGCTGACCATTTCGACGGATGGCGAGCACGTCGTCTTCACGTCGCATGACGAGGCGGCTCGCAATGACCTCCTATACCGCTGGGACTGGCGGAAGGGGGCGTCGCCCGTCCGCATCGGCGACGAGCAGGGGTTCCATGCTGATCCAGCCATCAGCCCCGACGGGAAATGGGTCTACTTCGCCCACCATCCGAGGATGGGAGGGCCGCCCGGAATGCATCAGCCCGAGGCGAATGCGCAGCTCTATCGAGTCCGCCTCGATGGTCAGAATTTGACGGCACTCAGCAACGAGAAGGGTTGCCACCTGAGCCCTTCGTTCCGTCCGGACGGTGAGCTCATCTACGTCCACACGCTCTGCAGTGTGACCCAGAAGAGCCTGCGGCTGATGAAGAACGGCGTGGTGCTACCGGACATCCTCGCCACTGAGGAACTGAACGAACCTTCGTTTTCGCCCGATGGGAAACGGCTCGTCTTTGTTTCGCGAAATGGGCCCCATGCCTTGCTGAAGGAGTGGAACTCGATGGGGCGCCCCGCACGCGTCGTCCATCAGTACCTTCTCAGAGAAGGTTCGCGAGGGCGCGCTCAGTACGGAAGGGATGCCAGGGAAATCCTCTTCCAGAACGAAGATTCAGTCATGAGGCTCGCTGGCGCTGCCGCGACACGCCTCTTTTCCTTTGGAGACGTGCCATGA
- a CDS encoding MerR family transcriptional regulator, with amino-acid sequence MALTVSQVARLAKVSVRALHHYDEIGLLSPSERSEAGYRLYTQADLQRLQQVLFFRELEFPLEEIRRILGEPSFDLRSALLMQRQLLSERSARLDALLIAVDAALDALEKGRHMDQEKMFEAFGDFDPAKYEAEVKERWGDTEAYKESARRTKRYTKQDWKVLKEEMDGLQKALAELLGAGRAPTDVAAMDLVEAWRQHISKWFYPCSYAMHRGLGALYVSDHRFTENIDRVRPGLARFTRDAIIANAERHGE; translated from the coding sequence ATGGCCCTTACAGTGAGTCAGGTGGCGCGTCTGGCGAAGGTCAGCGTCCGCGCGCTGCACCACTACGACGAGATTGGCCTGCTGAGCCCTTCGGAGCGCAGCGAGGCCGGTTATCGACTGTACACCCAGGCGGACCTGCAGCGGCTGCAGCAGGTGCTCTTCTTCCGGGAACTGGAGTTCCCGCTCGAGGAGATTCGCCGCATCCTGGGAGAGCCTTCCTTCGACCTGCGTTCGGCCCTGCTGATGCAGCGGCAGTTGCTGTCGGAACGGTCCGCACGGCTGGACGCGCTCTTGATCGCCGTGGACGCGGCGCTCGATGCACTGGAGAAGGGAAGGCACATGGACCAGGAGAAGATGTTCGAAGCGTTCGGCGACTTCGACCCGGCGAAGTACGAGGCCGAGGTGAAGGAGCGCTGGGGCGACACGGAGGCCTACAAGGAATCCGCGCGCCGGACGAAGCGCTACACGAAGCAGGACTGGAAGGTCCTCAAGGAGGAAATGGACGGCCTCCAGAAGGCGCTGGCGGAGCTGCTCGGCGCGGGCCGCGCGCCCACGGACGTGGCGGCCATGGACCTGGTCGAGGCGTGGCGGCAGCACATCTCGAAATGGTTCTACCCGTGCTCGTACGCCATGCACCGCGGGCTGGGTGCGCTGTACGTGAGCGACCACCGCTTCACGGAGAACATCGACCGCGTGCGGCCGGGCCTCGCCCGGTTCACTCGGGACGCCATCATCGCCAACGCGGAACGGCACGGTGAGTAG
- a CDS encoding sensor histidine kinase, producing MNAHLLQAVLLAWSPSLRVTRVEGDTATVLRRPTAELLERPLHVVLGVSAERARELDARAREDRRAVEFISAQLGGEDATPLRLTLGLDVGEACAGILDLDTVLEGAPPVQISRLSSSLSHEIRNPLSSVKMAVQTLARNTGLSDRDRRRLTIANREIRTMERMLWLLSEYGRDTTPNLDAHPLRSVLQEATGMVAPELAERHIEVNVDEEPDLPRVRVDPNRLRPVLAQVLLNVAMGQAENSPVEVSLRRGGEGRVLMVLKDPAAALPPEERGTLFEPFGSRLARGAGLSLAALRRVMMGQGGDVAAEGSAEPGMVFTLTFAT from the coding sequence ATGAACGCCCACCTTCTGCAAGCCGTGTTGCTCGCCTGGTCTCCAAGCCTGCGGGTGACCCGTGTCGAGGGCGATACCGCAACCGTGTTGCGCCGCCCCACCGCGGAGCTGCTGGAGCGTCCGCTCCACGTGGTGCTCGGTGTCTCCGCCGAGCGCGCGCGGGAATTGGACGCCCGCGCCCGCGAGGACCGCCGCGCCGTGGAGTTCATCTCCGCGCAGCTCGGCGGAGAGGACGCCACGCCCCTGCGCCTCACGCTGGGCCTGGACGTGGGCGAGGCCTGCGCGGGAATCCTGGACCTGGACACCGTGCTGGAGGGCGCTCCGCCGGTGCAGATTTCCCGCCTGTCGTCCTCGCTCAGCCACGAGATTCGCAACCCGCTGTCCTCGGTGAAGATGGCGGTGCAGACGCTGGCCCGGAACACCGGCCTGTCGGACCGGGACAGGCGGCGGCTCACCATCGCCAACCGGGAAATCCGCACCATGGAGCGGATGCTGTGGCTGCTGTCCGAGTACGGCCGGGACACCACGCCCAACCTGGACGCGCACCCGCTGCGCTCGGTGCTGCAGGAGGCCACCGGCATGGTGGCCCCGGAACTGGCCGAGCGCCACATCGAGGTGAACGTGGACGAGGAGCCGGACCTGCCGCGCGTGCGCGTGGACCCCAACCGGCTTCGCCCCGTGCTGGCGCAGGTGCTCCTCAACGTCGCCATGGGCCAGGCCGAGAACAGCCCCGTCGAGGTGTCGCTCAGGCGTGGCGGAGAAGGCCGCGTGCTGATGGTGCTCAAGGACCCCGCCGCCGCCCTGCCTCCAGAGGAGCGCGGCACCCTCTTCGAGCCCTTCGGCTCCCGCCTGGCGAGGGGCGCCGGCCTGTCGCTCGCGGCCCTGCGCCGGGTGATGATGGGCCAGGGCGGAGACGTGGCCGCCGAGGGCAGCGCCGAGCCGGGCATGGTCTTCACCCTGACGTTCGCCACCTGA